The Oncorhynchus nerka isolate Pitt River linkage group LG24, Oner_Uvic_2.0, whole genome shotgun sequence genome has a window encoding:
- the LOC115107533 gene encoding zinc finger and BTB domain-containing protein 25-like isoform X1 produces MDVSSHSLFLLQQLNVQREFGFLCDCTVAIGNVYFKAHRAVLAAFSNYFKMIFIHQSSECIKIQPTDIQPDVFSYLLHIMYTGMGPKQPVDQGRLQEGIKFLHAYQLCSKPGEGGPDAATADLVRMSNLYGIQISSQLANKEGTGVPKGSAGARGGGGPEDGCSSTRAGRSHTTQFSMTVGMEGVASSGCQPFSGLLRGVSSVASGDDSDISTRIKQETVEEEGEECHQVPGGGGSPTSPLAQGGNPCQGLLFKDGPHALLCPRCGKRCSSPEGLREHLFSHATCTLDPSGLMEGLSQGGGGDTVGTEDQQQQRGCPQDQQDAGYLEEALRQSQALADELATELRRSRGGIAGGTSTPPTATMTTSTTSHTRKRKIACSVCSLRFTQKSQLQEHMYTHTHTGKPSRYHRYSRLCSQLIHASGHFCEGPPEGGGVVASTTVALAEEANREAQDNGSSCYSLDSEISQESVDNIAVE; encoded by the exons ATGGACGTTTCCAGCCACAGCCTGTTCCTCTTGCAGCAGCTCAACGTCCAGAGGGAGTTTGGCTTCCTGTGCGACTGCACAGTCGCCATTGGCAACGTGTACTTCAAGGCCCACCGGGCCGTGCTTGCTGCCTTCTCCAACTACTTCAAGATGATCTTCATTCATCAGTCAAG TGAGTGCATTAAGATCCAGCCCACGGACATCCAGCCAGACGTTTTCAGCTACCTGCTCCACATCATGTACACGGGCATGGGCCCCAAGCAGCCGGTGGACCAGGGCCGCCTGCAGGAGGGCATCAAGTTCCTCCATGCCTACCAGCTGTGCAGTAAGCCTGGTGAGGGTGGGCCCGATGCCGCCACCGCCGACCTTGTCCGCATGTCCAACCTGTACGGCATTCAGATTTCATCCCAGTTAGCAAACAAGGAGGGTACTGGGGTCCCTAAAGGTAGTGCAGGTGCCCGGGGAGGGGGCGGCCCCGAGGACGGGTGTTCGTCCACTCGGGCAGGCCGCTCCCACACAACCCAGTTTTCGATGACTGTGGGGATGGAGGGCGTCGCCTCATCAGGCTGTCAGCCTTTCTCTGGTCTCCTCCGTGGTGTCTCATCTGTGGCTTCCGGCGACGACTCAGACATCTCAACGCGCATCAAGCAGGAGAcggtggaggaagagggagaggagtgccATCAGGTGCCAGGCGGGGGAGGGTCCCCGACGTCTCCTTTGGCCCAGGGCGGCAACCCCTGCCAGGGCCTCTTGTTCAAGGATGGCCCCCATGCGCTGCTGTGCCCCCGGTGCGGCAAGCGCTGCTCGTCCCCCGAGGGGCTCCGCGAGCACCTGTTCAGCCACGCCACTTGCACCCTGGACCCCAGCGGACTAATGGAGGGCCTCTCCCAGGGCGGGGGAGGGGACACAGTGGGCACTGaggaccagcagcagcagcggggGTGCCCCCAGGATCAGCAGGATGCAGGCTACCTGGAGGAGGCCCTGAGACAGAGCCAAGCCCTAGCTGACGAGCTAGCCACCGAGCTAAGGCGGAGCAGGGGGGGTATAGCCGGTGGCACCAGTACaccccccaccgccaccatgaccACCTCCACTACCAGTCACACACGAAAGCGCAAGATCGCCTGCTCCGTGTGCAGCCTGCGCTTCACCCAGAAGAGCCAGCTGCAGGAGCACAtgtacacgcacacgcacacgggCAAGCCGTCGCGCTACCATCGCTACAGCCGCCTCTGCAGCCAGCTCATCCACGCTTCTGGGCACTTCTGCGAGGGGCCACCGGAGGGCGGCGGGGTGGTGGCAAGCACTACAGTAGCGCTGGCGGAGGAGGCAAACAGGGAAGCTCAGGACAACGGCAGCTCCTGCTATTCGCTAGACTCTGAGATCTCGCAGGAGAGCGTGGACAACATCGCTGTGGAATGA
- the LOC115107534 gene encoding coiled-coil domain-containing protein 9-like isoform X3, with protein sequence MHDPECIAILELDSSESSEESSEEDIVKCSTEPEVVGPAMELERRVEEMRRRNEALLKRFKEVEEDRRRAERRGAALLPKSTKLVKTSYSAHTTDVSDQWESLTITVMNQMPTQKDTRLVARRSNGGRRQPKSRRLEDRLEKRCGEEKNILEERQLIICTIDNGEDAGDYCTDHSGSTSDVERREYLRWKRRNRSIVELLDQHQDNLAVHLQSSREQMELLDQDDLAVHLQSSREQMELLDQDDLAVHLQSSREQRKKAR encoded by the exons ATGCACGACCCTGAATGCATCGCCATACTGGAACTAGATTCTTCAGAATCGTCTGAGGAATCTTCAGAAGAAGACATTGTGAAG TGTTCTACAGAGCCAGAGGTTGTAGGCCCAGCCATGGAGCTGGAAAGGAGggttgaggagatgaggaggcGAAATGAGGCTTTGTTGAAAAGGTTCAAA GAAGttgaggaggacaggagaagggCTGAGCGTAGGGGGGCAGCCCTGCTTCCCAAAAGCACCAAACTGGTCAAAACCAGTTATTCAGCTCATACCACTGATGTGTCGGACCAGTGGGAGAGCCTCACCATCACCGTAATGAACCAGATGCCAACCCAG AAGGACACCCGTTTGGTGGCAAGGCGGTCTAATGGAGGCAGAAGGCAGCCCAAATCACGGAGGTTGGAGGACCGCCTGGAAAAGAGATGTGGGGAGGAGAAAAACATTTTGGAGGAAAGGCAACTGATAATCTGCACTATAGACAACGGTGAG GATGCAGGAGACTACTGTACTGACCACAGTGGCAGCACATCGGACGTAGAGAGGCGAGAGTACCTACGCTGGAAGAGACGCAACCGCTCGATTGTGGAACTGCTCGACCAACACCAGGACAATCTGGCAGTACACCTCCAGAGCAGCAGGGAGCAGATGGAACTGCTCGACCAGGACGACCTGGCAGTACACCTCCAGAGCAGCAGGGAGCAGATGGAACTGCTCGACCAGGACGACCTGGCAGTACACCTCCAGAGCAGCAGGGAGCAGCGTAAGAAGGCCCGTTAG
- the LOC115107534 gene encoding coiled-coil domain-containing protein 9-like isoform X2 — protein sequence MAQSIEDRRRSGQTGKSLCQCQSPHDNDNVVMHDPECIAILELDSSESSEESSEEDIVKCSTEPEVVGPAMELERRVEEMRRRNEALLKRFKEVEEDRRRAERRGAALLPKSTKLVKTSYSAHTTDVSDQWESLTITVMNQMPTQDTRLVARRSNGGRRQPKSRRLEDRLEKRCGEEKNILEERQLIICTIDNGEDAGDYCTDHSGSTSDVERREYLRWKRRNRSIVELLDQHQDNLAVHLQSSREQMELLDQDDLAVHLQSSREQMELLDQDDLAVHLQSSREQRKKAR from the exons ATGGCCCAAAGTATTGAAG ACAGGCGCAGGTCGGGTCAGACTGGGAAAAGTCTATGCCAATGCCAGAGTCCCCATGACAACGATAATGTGGTCATGCACGACCCTGAATGCATCGCCATACTGGAACTAGATTCTTCAGAATCGTCTGAGGAATCTTCAGAAGAAGACATTGTGAAG TGTTCTACAGAGCCAGAGGTTGTAGGCCCAGCCATGGAGCTGGAAAGGAGggttgaggagatgaggaggcGAAATGAGGCTTTGTTGAAAAGGTTCAAA GAAGttgaggaggacaggagaagggCTGAGCGTAGGGGGGCAGCCCTGCTTCCCAAAAGCACCAAACTGGTCAAAACCAGTTATTCAGCTCATACCACTGATGTGTCGGACCAGTGGGAGAGCCTCACCATCACCGTAATGAACCAGATGCCAACCCAG GACACCCGTTTGGTGGCAAGGCGGTCTAATGGAGGCAGAAGGCAGCCCAAATCACGGAGGTTGGAGGACCGCCTGGAAAAGAGATGTGGGGAGGAGAAAAACATTTTGGAGGAAAGGCAACTGATAATCTGCACTATAGACAACGGTGAG GATGCAGGAGACTACTGTACTGACCACAGTGGCAGCACATCGGACGTAGAGAGGCGAGAGTACCTACGCTGGAAGAGACGCAACCGCTCGATTGTGGAACTGCTCGACCAACACCAGGACAATCTGGCAGTACACCTCCAGAGCAGCAGGGAGCAGATGGAACTGCTCGACCAGGACGACCTGGCAGTACACCTCCAGAGCAGCAGGGAGCAGATGGAACTGCTCGACCAGGACGACCTGGCAGTACACCTCCAGAGCAGCAGGGAGCAGCGTAAGAAGGCCCGTTAG
- the LOC115107533 gene encoding zinc finger and BTB domain-containing protein 25-like isoform X2 has product MIFIHQSSECIKIQPTDIQPDVFSYLLHIMYTGMGPKQPVDQGRLQEGIKFLHAYQLCSKPGEGGPDAATADLVRMSNLYGIQISSQLANKEGTGVPKGSAGARGGGGPEDGCSSTRAGRSHTTQFSMTVGMEGVASSGCQPFSGLLRGVSSVASGDDSDISTRIKQETVEEEGEECHQVPGGGGSPTSPLAQGGNPCQGLLFKDGPHALLCPRCGKRCSSPEGLREHLFSHATCTLDPSGLMEGLSQGGGGDTVGTEDQQQQRGCPQDQQDAGYLEEALRQSQALADELATELRRSRGGIAGGTSTPPTATMTTSTTSHTRKRKIACSVCSLRFTQKSQLQEHMYTHTHTGKPSRYHRYSRLCSQLIHASGHFCEGPPEGGGVVASTTVALAEEANREAQDNGSSCYSLDSEISQESVDNIAVE; this is encoded by the exons ATGATCTTCATTCATCAGTCAAG TGAGTGCATTAAGATCCAGCCCACGGACATCCAGCCAGACGTTTTCAGCTACCTGCTCCACATCATGTACACGGGCATGGGCCCCAAGCAGCCGGTGGACCAGGGCCGCCTGCAGGAGGGCATCAAGTTCCTCCATGCCTACCAGCTGTGCAGTAAGCCTGGTGAGGGTGGGCCCGATGCCGCCACCGCCGACCTTGTCCGCATGTCCAACCTGTACGGCATTCAGATTTCATCCCAGTTAGCAAACAAGGAGGGTACTGGGGTCCCTAAAGGTAGTGCAGGTGCCCGGGGAGGGGGCGGCCCCGAGGACGGGTGTTCGTCCACTCGGGCAGGCCGCTCCCACACAACCCAGTTTTCGATGACTGTGGGGATGGAGGGCGTCGCCTCATCAGGCTGTCAGCCTTTCTCTGGTCTCCTCCGTGGTGTCTCATCTGTGGCTTCCGGCGACGACTCAGACATCTCAACGCGCATCAAGCAGGAGAcggtggaggaagagggagaggagtgccATCAGGTGCCAGGCGGGGGAGGGTCCCCGACGTCTCCTTTGGCCCAGGGCGGCAACCCCTGCCAGGGCCTCTTGTTCAAGGATGGCCCCCATGCGCTGCTGTGCCCCCGGTGCGGCAAGCGCTGCTCGTCCCCCGAGGGGCTCCGCGAGCACCTGTTCAGCCACGCCACTTGCACCCTGGACCCCAGCGGACTAATGGAGGGCCTCTCCCAGGGCGGGGGAGGGGACACAGTGGGCACTGaggaccagcagcagcagcggggGTGCCCCCAGGATCAGCAGGATGCAGGCTACCTGGAGGAGGCCCTGAGACAGAGCCAAGCCCTAGCTGACGAGCTAGCCACCGAGCTAAGGCGGAGCAGGGGGGGTATAGCCGGTGGCACCAGTACaccccccaccgccaccatgaccACCTCCACTACCAGTCACACACGAAAGCGCAAGATCGCCTGCTCCGTGTGCAGCCTGCGCTTCACCCAGAAGAGCCAGCTGCAGGAGCACAtgtacacgcacacgcacacgggCAAGCCGTCGCGCTACCATCGCTACAGCCGCCTCTGCAGCCAGCTCATCCACGCTTCTGGGCACTTCTGCGAGGGGCCACCGGAGGGCGGCGGGGTGGTGGCAAGCACTACAGTAGCGCTGGCGGAGGAGGCAAACAGGGAAGCTCAGGACAACGGCAGCTCCTGCTATTCGCTAGACTCTGAGATCTCGCAGGAGAGCGTGGACAACATCGCTGTGGAATGA
- the LOC115107534 gene encoding coiled-coil domain-containing protein 9-like isoform X1, whose product MAQSIEDRRRSGQTGKSLCQCQSPHDNDNVVMHDPECIAILELDSSESSEESSEEDIVKCSTEPEVVGPAMELERRVEEMRRRNEALLKRFKEVEEDRRRAERRGAALLPKSTKLVKTSYSAHTTDVSDQWESLTITVMNQMPTQKDTRLVARRSNGGRRQPKSRRLEDRLEKRCGEEKNILEERQLIICTIDNGEDAGDYCTDHSGSTSDVERREYLRWKRRNRSIVELLDQHQDNLAVHLQSSREQMELLDQDDLAVHLQSSREQMELLDQDDLAVHLQSSREQRKKAR is encoded by the exons ATGGCCCAAAGTATTGAAG ACAGGCGCAGGTCGGGTCAGACTGGGAAAAGTCTATGCCAATGCCAGAGTCCCCATGACAACGATAATGTGGTCATGCACGACCCTGAATGCATCGCCATACTGGAACTAGATTCTTCAGAATCGTCTGAGGAATCTTCAGAAGAAGACATTGTGAAG TGTTCTACAGAGCCAGAGGTTGTAGGCCCAGCCATGGAGCTGGAAAGGAGggttgaggagatgaggaggcGAAATGAGGCTTTGTTGAAAAGGTTCAAA GAAGttgaggaggacaggagaagggCTGAGCGTAGGGGGGCAGCCCTGCTTCCCAAAAGCACCAAACTGGTCAAAACCAGTTATTCAGCTCATACCACTGATGTGTCGGACCAGTGGGAGAGCCTCACCATCACCGTAATGAACCAGATGCCAACCCAG AAGGACACCCGTTTGGTGGCAAGGCGGTCTAATGGAGGCAGAAGGCAGCCCAAATCACGGAGGTTGGAGGACCGCCTGGAAAAGAGATGTGGGGAGGAGAAAAACATTTTGGAGGAAAGGCAACTGATAATCTGCACTATAGACAACGGTGAG GATGCAGGAGACTACTGTACTGACCACAGTGGCAGCACATCGGACGTAGAGAGGCGAGAGTACCTACGCTGGAAGAGACGCAACCGCTCGATTGTGGAACTGCTCGACCAACACCAGGACAATCTGGCAGTACACCTCCAGAGCAGCAGGGAGCAGATGGAACTGCTCGACCAGGACGACCTGGCAGTACACCTCCAGAGCAGCAGGGAGCAGATGGAACTGCTCGACCAGGACGACCTGGCAGTACACCTCCAGAGCAGCAGGGAGCAGCGTAAGAAGGCCCGTTAG
- the LOC115107532 gene encoding zinc finger and BTB domain-containing protein 1-like — MARPSHSEHVLQQLNNQREWGFLCDCCIAIGDIYFRAHKAVLAACSSYFRMMFIRDQQGTARMDLSNMQISAECFDLILQLMYLGCIVVGSYEFEELKVSMAYLQMYYIPDTLEDLRDIRNTSNLTPSSSASSSSSTTSSSSSSSIGPAIAGKMMFGVRMYEQQKPSTPEGEPKSLPKVAITAVPVRPNIPVQVNRPPLVVEDVASPLVVVAPPFLDSVAEQPCDLRKRPGGRSATLKERPRFGRTYTCDDCGFVFSCEKLLIEHILTCTNRKAFQVPRTSSEADNDSSKVESSASEGMEEHRVVCKGEEDWPDHKSDADTVIRSMTVGTDNEPGSARNITIKVELEESVVSEMDGIKVVQVGEISARHGALSDTMREPIKFNREAEACVSVMDDSNEPFEGHMSSNKDSGIPVKMRKIKEEKQDGDSAPCELCGELLTKEDQSAHYISSHMGHICACGRCGQVLIKGRQLQEHAERCGEPQGADTDSHGEEADSPLPEDPQAMDDGLLEGGDLACPQCGLLFQSESLALEHALACHEQELFRPALLEDGGVEPDHRRKHFCAICGKGFYQRCHLREHYTVHTKEKQFTCQTCGKQFLRERQLRLHTDMHKGMARYVCPVCDQGTFLKHDHVRHMISHLSAGETICQVCFQIFPSGEHLEKHMDVHLYICGVCGEKFRLRKDMRSHYNSKHTKRLCPA, encoded by the coding sequence ATGGCGAGGCCGAGCCACAGCGAGCATGTGCTGCAGCAGCTCAACAACCAACGGGAGTGGGGCTTCCTGTGCGACTGCTGTATTGCCATTGGCGACATCTACTTCAGGGCCCACAAGGCAGTGCTGGCTGCATGCAGCTCTTACTTCCGCATGATGTTCATCCGGGACCAGCAGGGGACAGCTCGCATGGATCTCAGCAACATGCAGATCAGTGCAGAGTGCTTCGACCTCATCCTGCAGCTCATGTACCTTGGCTGCATCGTGGTGGGCAGCTACGAGTTTGAGGAGCTCAAGGTCTCAATGGCCTACCTGCAGATGTACtacatcccagacaccctggaggACCTCAGGGACATCAGGAACACCTCCAACCTCACACCGTCCTCCTcggcctcctcctcttcctccaccacctcatccagctcctcctcctccattggcCCGGCAATTGCAGGAAAAATGATGTTTGGAGTCCGCATGTACGAGCAGCAGAAGCCAAGCACCCCAGAGGGGGAGCCCAAAAGTTTGCCCAAAGTTGCCATCACTGCTGTGCCTGTGCGACCAAACATTCCTGTCCAAGTCAACAGGCCTCCACTTGTGGTGGAGGATGTGGCTTCCCCTTTGGTAGTAGTTGCACCACCGTTTCTAGACAGTGTGGCTGAGCAGCCTTGTGACCTGCGCAAGAGGCCCGGTGGCCGGAGTGCCACCCTGAAAGAGCGCCCCCGCTTCGGGCGCACATACACCTGCGACGACTGTGGCTTTGTCTTTAGCTGTGAGAAGTTGCTGATCGAGCACATCCTCACCTGCACCAATCGTAAGGCCTTTCAGGTCCCCAGGACCAGCTCCGAGGCAGACAACGACTCCAGCAAGGTGGAGAGCTCGGCCTCTGAGGGGATGGAGGAGCACAGGGTGGTCTGCAAGGGTGAAGAGGATTGGCCGGACCACAAGTCAGACGCTGACACAGTGATCAGGTCCATGACAGTTGGTACGGATAACGAGCCTGGTTCTGCTAGGAATATCACCATCAAGGTGGAGCTGGAAGAAAGCGTGGTGTCCGAGATGGATGGCATTAAGGTAGTTCAGGTGGGAGAGATCAGTGCGAGGCACGGTGCACTCAGCGACACTATGAGGGAACCGATTAAATTTAACCGGGAGGccgaggcttgtgtttcagtcaTGGACGACAGCAACGAGCCATTCGAGGGGCACATGTCCAGCAACAAGGATTCTGGCATACCTGTTAAGATGCGCAAGATTAAAGAGGAGAAGCAGGACGGGGACAGTGCACCGTGTGAGCTGTGCGGGGAACTGCTCACAAAGGAGGACCAGTCAGCTCACTACATCTCCAGCCACATGGGCCACATCTGTGCCTGCGGGAGGTGTGGCCAGGTCCTAATCAAGGGGAGGCAACTGCAGGAGCACGCTGAGCGTTGTGGTGAACCTCAGGGTGCGGACACCGACTCCCACGGGGAGGAGGCAGACTCGCCCCTGCCCGAGGACCCGCAGGCCATGGACGATGGGCTGCTGGAGGGGGGTGACCTGGCCTGCCCCCAGTGTGGCTTGCTTTTCCAGAGTGAGAGCCTAGCATTGGAGCATGCTCTGGCCTGCCACGAGCAGGAGCTGTTCCGCCCCGCTCTGCTGGAGGATGGCGGCGTCGAACCGGACCACCGGCGCAAGCACTTCTGCGCCATCTGTGGCAAGGGCTTCTACCAGCGCTGCCACCTGCGGGAGCACTACACCGTCCACACCAAGGAGAAGCAGTTCACCTGCCAGACGTGCGGCAAGCAGTTCCTGCGTGAGCGGCAGCTTCGGCTGCACACCGACATGCACAAGGGCATGGCGCGCTACGTCTGCCCCGTGTGCGACCAGGGAACCTTCCTCAAACACGACCATGTGCGCCACATGATCTCGCACCTGTCGGCCGGCGAGACCATCTGCCAGGTGTGCTTCCAGATCTTTCCCAGCGGAGAGCACCTGGAAAAGCACATGGACGTGCACCTGTACATCTGTGGCGTCTGCGGGGAGAAGTTTCGCCTTCGCAAGGACATGCGGAGCCACTACAACTCCAAGCACACCAAAAGACTGTGTCCTGCCTGA